A stretch of the Lactuca sativa cultivar Salinas chromosome 9, Lsat_Salinas_v11, whole genome shotgun sequence genome encodes the following:
- the LOC111905670 gene encoding uncharacterized protein LOC111905670, with amino-acid sequence MNRLDPAHPFNDDNDDDDLYVTMIYQYYMDNVLQPYPTPLLTRRATLNRDREEGHRRLVNDYFAKNCVYQPSDFKRRFHLRKNVFQRIANAMEARYEFFQMRYDARGKRGFTGLKKCVAAIKLMAMGESPDSVDDYMRMSERTARESLYLLARGVVETFGDQYLRKPSLHDMQQLYAAHEERHGFPGMLGSIDCTHWKWRNCPVAWKGQYSSGHHGAPSLVLEAVASQDLWIWHAFFGVAGSNNDVNVLDQSPIFDDLLSGKASDAPFTVNGNEYKFGYYLTDGIYPQYSTFVKAFRHPIDPRDKYFKRRQEGARKDVERAFGVLK; translated from the exons ATGAATCGTCTTGATCCGGCTCATCCCTTCAATGATGATAACGACGATGACGATTTGTACGTGACTATGATATACCAGTATTATATGGATAACGTACTACAGCCATATCCAACTCCACTACTCACGCGACGTGCGACGTTAAATAGAGATCGTGAGGAAGGGCATAGACGTCTAGTCAACGATTATTTTGCGAAAAATTGTGTCTACCAGCCAAGCGATTTCAAAAGAAGATTTCATTTGCGGAAAAATGTTTTCCAAAGGATAGCCAACGCTATGGAAGCAAG GTATGAATTTTTCCAAATGAGATATGATGCTAGAGGTAAACGAGGCTTCACAGGGTTGAAAAAATGTGTAGCTGCAATTAAACTTATGGCAATGGGGGAGTCGCCCGATTCTGTTGACGATTATATGAGAATGTCTGAGAGGACCGCACGAGAAAGTTTGTATTTATTGGCAAGAGGTGTTGTCGAAACCTTCGGTGACCAATACTTGCGCAAACCTTCGTTACATGATATGCAACAACTATATGCGGCGCATGAAGAAAGACATGGTTTTCCGGGTATGCTTGGGAGCATTGACTGCACACACTGGAAATGGAGAAATTGCCCCGTGGCATGGAAAGGGCAGTATTCGAGCGGTCATCATGGAGCGCCTTCGTTGGTATTAGAGGCCGTTGCTTCAcaagatttatggatttggcATGCTTTTTTCGGGGTTGCGGGTTCTAACAACGACGTCAATGTTCTCGATCAATCACCAATATTTGACGACCTTTTGTCAGGAAAAGCCTCGGATGCTCCTTTCACAGTGAATGGAAATGAATATAAGTTTGGGTATTATCTTACAGACGGAATATATCCACAATATTCCACGTTTGTGAAGGCGTTTCGACACCCAATAGATCCAAGAGACAAATATTTCAAGAGACGACAAGAAGGAGCACGTAAGGATGTTGAACGTGCTTTTGGGGTTTTGAAATAA
- the LOC111905657 gene encoding mitogen-activated protein kinase kinase kinase 18: MRWTRGHVLGRGSSATVSTATSTATREVFAVKSVVLSQSETLQREQKFLSLLSSPYVVSYKGYDISREENKIMYNLLMEYMPGGTVIDAIKVQNCDRLNELEISNYTRQIIQGLEYLHSNGVVHCDIKGANLLVDENGVKIADFGCAKWASEGVAVCGTPVFMAPEVARGEEQGFAADIWAVGCVVIEMATGGLPWSNVSDPVSVLYKIGFSGESPEIPDVFSYQAKDFISKCLIQDSKERWGATELLKHPFLEQFKRHTKEITDRDLRTGSPTSILDRDVWNSMEESALVGSDFIRQSCSSYSLRQRIEQLAGNSEKVKWTWKVEEEIDWMTIRSNESSGRWRR; the protein is encoded by the coding sequence ATGAGGTGGACCAGAGGCCATGTTCTTGGCCGGGGGTCCTCTGCCACCGTCTCCACCGCCACCTCCACCGCCACAAGAGAGGTTTTTGCAGTCAAATCCGTTGTTTTATCACAGTCGGAGACCTTGCAAAGAGAACAAAAGTTTCTTTCCCTTTTGAGTAGTCCTTATGTGGTAAGCTACAAAGGGTACGACATTAGTAGAGAAGAAAACAAGATAATGTACAACTTACTAATGGAGTACATGCCAGGAGGTACTGTTATCGATGCAATAAAAGTACAGAATTGTGATCGTTTGAATGAATTAGAGATATCGAACTACACAAGACAAATTATTCAAGGTTTGGAGTACCTTCATTCGAATGGAGTAGTGCATTGTGATATCAAGGGTGCGAATTTGTTGGTCGATGAAAATGGTGTCAAAATTGCGGACTTTGGTTGCGCGAAGTGGGCTAGTGAAGGTGTGGCAGTTTGTGGGACGCCGGTGTTCATGGCACCTGAAGTGGCGCGAGGAGAAGAACAGGGGTTTGCAGCCGATATATGGGCTGTTGGATGTGTCGTGATTGAAATGGCCACCGGTGGTTTACCATGGTCGAATGTTAGCGACCCTGTTTCAGTTCTTTACAAAATTGGATTTTCCGGTGAATCGCCGGAGATCCCAGATGTTTTTTCATATCAAGCGAAGGATTTTATCAGCAAATGTTTGATACAGGATTCGAAGGAGAGGTGGGGGGCGACGGAGCTTCTCAAACACCCGTTTCTCGAACAATTCAAGCGTCACACAAAGGAAATTACGGATCGCGATTTGCGAACAGGTTCACCAACCAGTATACTAGATCGAGACGTCTGGAATTCAATGGAGGAATCGGCATTAGTAGGAAGTGATTTTATCCGGCAATCGTGTTCGTCGTACTCTTTGCGGCAAAGGATCGAACAGTTGGCGGGGAACTCAGAAAAGGTAAAGTGGACATGGAAGGTGGAGGAGGAGATTGATTGGATGACAATCAGAAGCAACGAAAGTAGTGGGCGGTGGCGGCGATGA